The Herbaspirillum sp. DW155 genomic interval GGTCCCTTGCAGACCTATCCCTTCCGCCAGGATCACCTGGTGGCCGTGCTCTCGAAGAAACATCCGCTGGCACGGCGCAAATCGCTGGCCTTCAGTGAATTGCTGGGCGAGGATTTCGTCGGGCTGTCCGGTGACAGCGCCTTGCAGCAGCACCTTTCGGGCCACGCCACGCGTGCCGGGCCGCGCCTGCAATACCGCGTGCGGCTACGCAGCTTCGACGGCATCTGCCGCATGGTGGAGCATCAGGTCGGGGTGGCGGTGATACCCGAAACGGCCGCCCGGGCCTGTGCCACCCACATGGACATCCGCGCCATCCCGCTCACCGACGGCTGGAGCCGGCGCCAGCTGCTCATCTGCGTGCGCGGGCTGGAAGGCTTGCCGGGGCATACGCGCGAACTGATCCTGGCTTTGCAAGGGCACATATGAAGCATCATGAAAAATGGCGGCTCAGGAAAGCCGCCATTAAGCCGCCATTGCGTCGTCGAGGCCAAGCAGGATCATCTCGAGGTGAAGTTTTCGCCCGATTTCACTTGATTCACTTGAGCCAGATCAGCGAGCCCATGCGCCCGGTGGTCTTGTCGCGGCGATAGGAATAGAACCGCGGATCGGCCACAGTACACAGGCCGCCGCCGCTGACCTCATGCACATCCACCTTCGCCAGCCGCTGGCGCGCCAGCGCATAGATGTCGGCCAGATACTTGCCGGGGCGCCCCGGATAAGCCCGGAAGGCGCTTTGCGCCCCGGCCTGCTGATCCAGGAATGCCTCGCGCACCTCGCCGCCGACCTCGAAATGCCCGGGCCCGATGGCTGGTCCCAGCCAGGCGAGGATGTCGTGGGCGCCACGCGCGCGCATGGCCGCCACGGTCTGCTCCAGTACACCGGCCGCCAGCCCGCGCCAGCCGGCATGGGCCGCACCCACCACGGTGCCGGCGCGGTCGCAGAACAGGACCGGCAGGCAATCGGCCGTCATCATCACGCACACCGCGCCGGGCGTGCTGCTGATGCAGGCATCGGCGGTGGGCTGAGCGGGCAGCGCGGCCGCGTCCAGCACGTTCACCCCATGCACCTGCGTCAGCCAGGCCGGCTCGGCCGGCAACAGGCGGCGCAACAGCGCGCGATTGCGGGCGACCAGCGCCGGGTCATCGTCCACGTGGGTGCCCAGGTTCAGACCCGGGCCGCCCTGCCCGTCGCCGTAAGGCGCGGGGCTGAAGCCGCCGGCACGCAGGGTGGTCAGGGCACCGATGTTGGCCGGTGCCGCCCAGTCGGGGATCAGCAGCTCCATGGGCGGACCCGGTCAATAGTCGTCATCGTCTTCGTCATAGTCGCCCAGGACGGGATCGGCTTCTTCGCTCATCTCGGGGATCACCGCCAGAGCCGGGTCGATCCTGGCACGCTGGAGCAAGGCCACGATGTCTTCCGGCAAGGGCGCGGCCCATTGACGGAACTTGCCCGAGGTCGGGTGCACCAGTCCCAGGCGCCCCGCCAGCAGTGCCTGACGCGGGAAGATGGACGCCAGGTGCTGCTTGCCGTAGAGCGCATCGCCCACCAGCGCGAAGCCCAGCGATTGCAGGTGCACGCGGATCTGGTGCGTACGCCCGGTTTCCAGGCGGCAATGCACCAGGCTGACCGGCTTGCGGTCGATCTCGCCCGTGGCCAGGCGACGGTAATGGGTCACGGCCGGCTTGGCCCGCATGCTTTGGGATACCGCCATCTTGATGCGGTCGCGCGGGTGGCGCGCCATCGGCGCGTTGATGGTGCCGGAAAGCTGGGGCAGGCCCCACACCAGAGCCAGGTACTGGCGCTTCATGCTGCGCGCCTGCAACTGACGCACCAGGTCGGTCTGGGCGGCCAGGGTCTTGGCCACGACCATCAGGCCGCTGGTTTCCTTGTCCAGCCGGTGCACGATGCCCGCGCGCGGCACATTGACCAGGGCCGGGCAATGATGCAACAAGCCGTTCAACAGCGTGCCGCTCCAGTTGCCGGCGGCGGGATGCACCACCAGACCCGCCGGCTTGTTCAGGATGATGATGGACTTGTCCTCATGCAGGATGTCCAGCTCCATGGCCTCGGGCGCATAGGGCTGCTCGGCCGGCACCGATT includes:
- the pgeF gene encoding peptidoglycan editing factor PgeF, which gives rise to MELLIPDWAAPANIGALTTLRAGGFSPAPYGDGQGGPGLNLGTHVDDDPALVARNRALLRRLLPAEPAWLTQVHGVNVLDAAALPAQPTADACISSTPGAVCVMMTADCLPVLFCDRAGTVVGAAHAGWRGLAAGVLEQTVAAMRARGAHDILAWLGPAIGPGHFEVGGEVREAFLDQQAGAQSAFRAYPGRPGKYLADIYALARQRLAKVDVHEVSGGGLCTVADPRFYSYRRDKTTGRMGSLIWLK
- a CDS encoding RluA family pseudouridine synthase encodes the protein MSRKKPLPITNGDEPVKNALPPEDDFDDGEQADESATGLERLSFRLDDEVIGQRLDKVLSGLMPEFSRSRIQQWIEDGHVTVDGAPAKGKMTMLGDELVEVAPQSVPAEQPYAPEAMELDILHEDKSIIILNKPAGLVVHPAAGNWSGTLLNGLLHHCPALVNVPRAGIVHRLDKETSGLMVVAKTLAAQTDLVRQLQARSMKRQYLALVWGLPQLSGTINAPMARHPRDRIKMAVSQSMRAKPAVTHYRRLATGEIDRKPVSLVHCRLETGRTHQIRVHLQSLGFALVGDALYGKQHLASIFPRQALLAGRLGLVHPTSGKFRQWAAPLPEDIVALLQRARIDPALAVIPEMSEEADPVLGDYDEDDDDY